Part of the Niallia alba genome is shown below.
GTTGGTAACTGCTAAAGTGGAAATGTTGCAGGAATCAACAAAAAAAGAAGATGCTGCGAATATGTACAAAATAATTAAAGAAGAGACACTTTCTTAATTTCAAGCAGTTTTTAAGAAGATTTTGCAATAAAGCTTAAGTTTATTAAGCTTTATTATTGGTAATAAACAAGGTAGAGTTATTTTCTCCTCACATCCTTTATAAGGCTTGTTCTAAATTTATTATTGTCCACATATATTTGTACAAGTAGAGATTGTACTAAGTGATTGTGAGGGATAATGATGAGCCAATATTATGATTCAAATACGACTAAAAGTAATATGGTGGAACATGACGTGATTATGAGAGGAAGAAAGCTGCTAGATATTACAGGAGTCAAGCAAGTGGAAAGCTTTGACAACGAAGAGTTTATACTTGAAACGGTAATGGGTTTTTTATCCATTAGAGGTCAAAATCTTCAAATGAAAAATCTGGATGTAGAAAAGGGAATCGTCTCCATCAAAGGTAAGGTATTTGATTTAGTTTATGTAGACGATCAAAGTGGAGATAAGGCTAAGGGATTCTTTAGCAAGATATTCCGATGACACTTTCTACACAATTTATGACCATGCTAGCTATGGTTAGCATGGGCCTATTCTTTGGGATAAGTTTAGATACATATCAATACTTCTTGAAAAGACCGACACGGAAAAGAAGTATAGTTTTTATCCATGATATCCTTTTCTGGATTTTGCAAGCTCTTCTGATGTTTTATGTCCTTTTCCTAGTAAATAAGGGAGAGGTTCGCGTTTATTTGGTCTTAGCCTTGCTATTAGGCTTTGCGATGTACAAAAGTTTATTTCAAGCTCTTTATCTTCGACTCTTAAAAGGAATTATTTCCTTTTGCATCCATTCGTATCGCTTTTTGATTAAGATAATAGTTAATATCGTATATAGACCAATTAAATCTATTGTTTTTTTTCTTTTGTCGATAATAATTGCATTAGGCAAGGGACTTATGGCACTTGTCAGTGGTATAATTAGGGTATTAAGATTTATCATAAGGATACTATTAAAACCAATAGAATGGCTTTTATCCCTATTGTGGCTAATTATGCCGAAAAAGGTTAAATTATTCGTCGAGAGAATCTCTAGTAAATTGGCAGGATATTACTTTAAAATAAAGAACTATTTGAAAGAATGGATAGCTAATAGAAAAAAATAATGAAAGGAGGAGCCTCATATGAGTGCTATAAGAAAACCAGATGTTACAACATTTCCAACAGAATATAATCTACAGCATCAAGCTGATAGTCTTAGTGGAGCCAGAAAGAAAAAGCTATTGATGCGCCGACTGACAACCTTCTTTGTTTGTGCTGCTGTTATTGGCTTTATCATGATTTCCACACTCATATCACAAAGCTCCACTTTAAAAGAAAAAAGAGCAGAGAAAGAACAGTTAGAAGGACAACTTGTTGCATTGGAGAAGCAGGAAGCAGACCTAAAGGATCAAATTGCTAGATTGAACGATGAAGAATATTTAGCTAAATTAGCAAGGAAAGATTTATTATTATCACAAAAAGGGGAAATTATTTTTAATATCCCTGAAAAAGAAGCAAAAAACGCAACTGGAAAATAATAAGGTTGTCAGTAATATTGACACTCTTTTTTTCCATTCTGTATAATATAAATAAGTACGATTTTTTATATCCTTAAGGAGGCAAAACTTTTTTATGTCAATCGAAGTAGGCAGCAAGTTACAAGGAAAGGTAACAGGAATTACTAATTTTGGTGCGTTTGTTGAGCTCCCAGAAGGCGCAACAGGTCTTGTTCATATTAGTGAGGTCGCAGACAATTATGTGAAGGACATTAATGAACACCTAAAAGTAGGCGATGAAGTCGAAGTTAAAGTTATTAATGTCGAGAAAGATGGAAAAATTGGACTATCTATCAAGAAGGCGAAGGATAGACCAGAAAGACCGGAAAGACCAGAGAGACCAGAGAGACCACAATACGAACGCGGAGAAAGAAGAGAATCGAGAGGCGGCTATTCCGGAGGAAATTCTCAAAGGTCACGTAATGCAAAATCAAATGATAATCGTGCTCCTAAAGAGAATTTTGAATCGAAAATGGCTCGTTTCTTAAAAGATAGTGAAGATCGATTAGCTTCTTTGAAAAGAAATACTGAGTCGAAACGCGGGGGAAGAGGCGCTAGACGCGGGTAACTTGCTGCTGAATAACCAATAGATAGCAGGGTTTATCGTTTATATATTCCCATAGCTTAAGCAAGCCAAATCGGCTTGCTTTTTTTTAGAGCATTCCTGATAAAAAAACACAAAAAAAAACCACGTAAATTTACGTGGTTTTTTTCGATAGCGGCGGAGGGGATCGAACCCCCGACCTCACGGGTATGAACCGTACGCTCTAGCCAGCTGAGCTACACCGCCATAATAT
Proteins encoded:
- the yabP gene encoding sporulation protein YabP, which codes for MSQYYDSNTTKSNMVEHDVIMRGRKLLDITGVKQVESFDNEEFILETVMGFLSIRGQNLQMKNLDVEKGIVSIKGKVFDLVYVDDQSGDKAKGFFSKIFR
- the yabQ gene encoding spore cortex biosynthesis protein YabQ, giving the protein MTLSTQFMTMLAMVSMGLFFGISLDTYQYFLKRPTRKRSIVFIHDILFWILQALLMFYVLFLVNKGEVRVYLVLALLLGFAMYKSLFQALYLRLLKGIISFCIHSYRFLIKIIVNIVYRPIKSIVFFLLSIIIALGKGLMALVSGIIRVLRFIIRILLKPIEWLLSLLWLIMPKKVKLFVERISSKLAGYYFKIKNYLKEWIANRKK
- a CDS encoding FtsB family cell division protein yields the protein MSAIRKPDVTTFPTEYNLQHQADSLSGARKKKLLMRRLTTFFVCAAVIGFIMISTLISQSSTLKEKRAEKEQLEGQLVALEKQEADLKDQIARLNDEEYLAKLARKDLLLSQKGEIIFNIPEKEAKNATGK
- a CDS encoding S1 domain-containing RNA-binding protein — its product is MSIEVGSKLQGKVTGITNFGAFVELPEGATGLVHISEVADNYVKDINEHLKVGDEVEVKVINVEKDGKIGLSIKKAKDRPERPERPERPERPQYERGERRESRGGYSGGNSQRSRNAKSNDNRAPKENFESKMARFLKDSEDRLASLKRNTESKRGGRGARRG